Within the Pengzhenrongella sicca genome, the region ATGCGGTCGCCGCGCAGCGTGACGTGCGCGCCGATCGGCATGCCTTCGCGAAGCTTGAACTGCGCGATGGACTTGCGGGCCTTCGTGACCTGGGCCTTCTGGCCGGTGATGGCGGCGAGGTCCTTGACCGCACCGTCCATGAGCTTCGAGTCCTTCGCGGCGTCTCCGACACCCATGTTCACGACGACCTTGGTGAGGCGCGCGACCTGGTTGACGTTTTCGTGCGAGAACTCCTCGCGCAGGCCACCGACGATCTCAGCGGCGTAGCGCGCCTTCAGGCGCGGCATCTCGGGCGCGGCCACGGAGGCCGTCGCAGTGCTGTCAACGGTCATCAGATGTCCTTCCCGGAGCGCTTGGATACGCGGACCCGAACGGTCTTCATGCGACCGTCGCGCTCGATCTCCTCGGTGCGGATCCCGACGCGGGTGCCCTTCTTGGTCTCCGCGTCGACGACCATCACGTTGCTGATGTGGATGGGGGCCTCGATCGTCTCGATGCCGCCGGTCCGGGTGCCGCGCTGCGACTGTCCGACCTTGACGTGCTTCGTGACGCGCTGGACGCCCTCGACGACAACGCGCTGCGACTCGATGAGAACCTCGAGCACCCGCCCGCTCTTGCCGCGATCGCGGCCAGAGATGACGACGACGAGGTCGCCCTTCTTGATCTTCGCCATGTCTAGAGCACCTCCGGGGCCAGCGAGATGATCTTCATGAACTTCTTGTCACGCAGCTCGCGGCCCACCGGGCCGAAGATGCGCGTGCCACGGGGCTCACCGTCGCTCTTGAGGATCACAGCCGCATTCTCGTCAAACTTGATGTACGAGCCGTCGGGA harbors:
- the rplX gene encoding 50S ribosomal protein L24; translated protein: MAKIKKGDLVVVISGRDRGKSGRVLEVLIESQRVVVEGVQRVTKHVKVGQSQRGTRTGGIETIEAPIHISNVMVVDAETKKGTRVGIRTEEIERDGRMKTVRVRVSKRSGKDI
- the rplE gene encoding 50S ribosomal protein L5, with product MTVDSTATASVAAPEMPRLKARYAAEIVGGLREEFSHENVNQVARLTKVVVNMGVGDAAKDSKLMDGAVKDLAAITGQKAQVTKARKSIAQFKLREGMPIGAHVTLRGDRMWEFLDRLLSTALPRIRDFRGLSPKQFDGHGNYTFGLTEQAMFHEIDQDKVDRVRGMDITIVTTATTDAEGRSLLKRLGFPFKEL